A stretch of Nitrospira sp. DNA encodes these proteins:
- a CDS encoding Ppx/GppA phosphatase family protein has translation MAKLAVIDIGTNSIHMVLAEILPDASYKILDRFKDMTRLGNGAFTAGRLSDEAVGRGLGVLKTLVTLARNKGVERIVAVATSAVREAKNGGDFVDLVEEQTGIKIRVISGTEEARLIFLGVKHSMALSERPTMVIDVGGGSVELIVGSGRGLQQAKSIKLGAIRLSEQYLKKTPPTAVMLNNLEENITASLQAVLGEFKVARYEAVVATSGMAGNLAEIIHLHRTGRPLPQLNLATVSLKEVRAMEAQLSRSSIKARLAIPGLDPKRVDTLLPAIMVLRRVLELSGAVEMTLCDKAIREGLIYDYIDRHRDGLKAERDIPDVRRRNVMGLARRCRAPEIHSRHVADLALRLFDQTTPLHGLGEPDRQWLEYAALLHDIGYLINPRQHHKHAYYLIKHSDLGGLTADEIDVVANVARYHRRALPTIKHEGFHALTPKLRRTVRMLAALLRVADALDRTHFSVVQSVTVKIGQALTIAVTVSGDAEMELWTANQRTDLMEQVFRRRVQFIEVAGKTEKE, from the coding sequence GAGATCCTTCCGGACGCCAGTTATAAAATTCTCGACCGTTTCAAGGATATGACCCGGTTGGGCAACGGAGCCTTTACAGCCGGACGGCTCTCCGATGAAGCCGTGGGACGCGGGTTAGGCGTGCTCAAGACCCTTGTGACGCTGGCCCGCAATAAAGGGGTTGAGCGGATCGTGGCGGTGGCCACCAGCGCGGTGCGCGAGGCGAAAAACGGAGGCGATTTCGTCGATCTTGTTGAAGAGCAGACCGGGATCAAAATCCGGGTCATCAGCGGAACTGAGGAAGCCAGGCTGATCTTTCTCGGCGTGAAACACAGCATGGCGCTGTCCGAGCGCCCGACGATGGTTATCGATGTCGGCGGCGGATCCGTGGAACTCATCGTCGGCAGCGGCCGCGGATTGCAGCAGGCGAAGAGCATCAAGCTGGGAGCCATCAGGCTATCCGAGCAGTACCTGAAAAAAACACCGCCGACAGCGGTGATGCTGAACAACCTGGAAGAGAACATCACCGCGTCGCTGCAAGCGGTCCTCGGCGAGTTCAAAGTGGCACGCTATGAGGCCGTCGTCGCGACATCCGGAATGGCCGGCAACCTGGCCGAAATCATTCATCTCCATCGCACAGGCCGGCCGCTTCCTCAATTGAATCTGGCCACCGTCAGCCTGAAAGAAGTGCGCGCCATGGAGGCTCAACTCAGCCGGTCCTCGATCAAGGCTCGTCTGGCCATTCCCGGTCTTGATCCGAAACGTGTCGATACACTCCTTCCCGCCATCATGGTATTGCGCCGCGTCCTGGAGCTATCCGGCGCTGTTGAGATGACCCTCTGCGACAAGGCCATTCGGGAAGGCCTTATCTATGATTATATCGACCGCCATCGCGACGGCCTGAAAGCGGAACGGGACATACCCGACGTGCGCCGCCGCAATGTGATGGGGCTGGCCCGGCGCTGCCGCGCGCCGGAAATTCACTCCCGGCATGTGGCAGATCTGGCTCTGCGGCTGTTCGATCAGACAACGCCTCTTCATGGGCTGGGTGAACCGGACCGCCAGTGGCTGGAGTACGCCGCGCTGCTGCACGACATTGGCTACCTCATCAATCCCCGGCAGCACCATAAACATGCCTACTACCTGATCAAGCATAGCGACCTCGGCGGCTTGACGGCGGACGAGATCGACGTTGTGGCCAATGTGGCCCGCTATCATCGCCGGGCCTTGCCGACCATCAAGCATGAAGGGTTTCATGCGCTCACTCCGAAGCTGAGGCGCACCGTCCGCATGCTGGCCGCGTTGCTCCGCGTGGCCGACGCGCTCGACCGCACCCACTTCTCAGTCGTTCAGTCAGTGACGGTAAAAATCGGCCAAGCCCTCACAATCGCAGTCACCGTGAGCGGCGATGCGGAAATGGAACTGTGGACGGCAAACCAGCGGACAGACCTCATGGAGCAGGTCTTTCGGCGGCGCGTCCAGTTTATCGAAGTGGCCGGGAAGACAGAGAAGGAATGA